The following coding sequences lie in one Apium graveolens cultivar Ventura chromosome 3, ASM990537v1, whole genome shotgun sequence genomic window:
- the LOC141712154 gene encoding cysteine-rich receptor-like protein kinase 43 isoform X2: protein MPTGQEVAVKKLSLSSRQGLREFTNEVNLLLKVQHKNLVMLLGCCVEGPEKMLVYEYLKNMSLDYFLFDKRKSSSLNWIIRFQIITGVVRGLLYLHEEAPVRIIHRDIKASNILLDENLNPKISDFGLARLFPGDDTHLNTFRISGTHGYMAPEYAMHGYLSVKTDVFSFGVLLLEIVSGRKNLDRLLGSEKEDLLTYAWELFQAKKTMELVDKNLIEFNPDEAAMCIQLGLLCCQASVSGRPDMMSVYLTLSSDSFTLPKPGRPGIQGRAGHWTTTTSTALTNTKDSSMQTGITKASAGSSTIEYYSKNSMSYSSMDEGR from the exons ATGCCTACTGGTCAAGAAGTAGCTGTGAAAAAGCTATCACTGAGTTCGAGGCAGGGACTAAGAGAATTTACAAATGAAGTGAATCTATTACTGAAAGTTCAGCACAAGAATCTGGTCATGTTGCTTGGATGCTGTGTTGAAGGGCCTGAAAAGATGCTTGTGTATGAGTATCTTAAGAATATGAGTCTTGACTATTTCCTGTTTG ATAAAAGGAAGTCTTCATCGTTGAATTGGATAATAAGATTCCAAATCATAACAGGGGTTGTTAGAGGTCTTCTTTACCTCCATGAAGAAGCTCCTGTAAGGATTATTCATCGAGATATTAAAGCCAGTAATATATTGTTGGATGAAAATTTAAATCCCAAAATCTCTGATTTTGGCTTAGCGAGGCTTTTTCCAGGGGATGATACACATCTCAATACATTTAGGATTTCTGGTACCCA TGGATATATGGCGCCTGAGTATGCTATGCATGGATATCTGTCGGTGAAAACAGATGTTTTTAGCTTCGGGGTTTTGCTGCTGGAGATTGTGAGTGGGAGAAAAAATCTTGATCGGCTGCTTGGCTCTGAAAAGGAAGATCTTTTGACTTAT GCATGGGAACTCTTTCAAGCGAAGAAGACAATGGAATTAGTTGACAAAAATCTTATTGAATTTAATCCTGACGAGGCAGCAATGTGCATACAACTTGGATTGTTATGCTGTCAAGCTAGTGTCTCGGGGAGACCAGATATGATGTCTGTTTATCTCACACTATCAAGCGATTCTTTTACTTTACCCAAACCGGGCAGACCTGGAATTCAGGGCCGTGCAGGACATTGGACAACGACCACTTCTACTGCTCTAACTAACACTAAGGATAGTAGCATGCAAACTGGTATAACAAAGGCATCTGCTG